The following are encoded in a window of Sulfurimonas sp. C5 genomic DNA:
- the trmA gene encoding tRNA (uridine(54)-C5)-methyltransferase TrmA — protein sequence MECKHFGECGACRVYDSGYEGQLQQKVDINKERFSNFFTGEIEVFRSPTKNYRSRSEFKIWHVGDELHYAMNHIEHKGVVLIEECPQVNDYINELMPKLLEAIERYELGFKLFGADFLSSSSGEIVVSLLYHRQLDQKWQEIAAQIADELGIYIIGRARKQKLVVGQDYITESLTLQDKIYQFNYIENSFTQPNPRVNEKMITWAMDAFAGHQGDLLELYCGAGNFTIPFANTFDKVLATEISKSSINAAKTNMALNDVENIEFIRMGVEEFVDALKGTREYNRMKHIDMQSYNIDSIFVDPPRSGMDEFTCKFSAQYDHIVYISCNPETLVRDLEILTQTHEIKSMALFDQFPYTHHAEMGVKLVKKV from the coding sequence TTGGAATGTAAACATTTTGGTGAATGTGGTGCTTGTAGAGTATATGACAGCGGTTATGAAGGACAGCTGCAACAAAAAGTAGATATCAATAAAGAAAGATTTTCAAACTTTTTTACGGGAGAGATAGAAGTCTTTCGTTCACCTACAAAAAATTACCGTTCACGCAGTGAATTTAAGATATGGCATGTTGGTGATGAATTGCACTATGCTATGAACCACATTGAACACAAAGGTGTAGTACTTATTGAGGAATGCCCTCAAGTAAATGATTATATCAATGAACTGATGCCTAAGTTATTAGAAGCAATAGAACGTTATGAGCTTGGATTTAAACTTTTTGGTGCAGATTTTTTAAGTTCTAGCAGCGGCGAGATAGTTGTTTCCCTTTTATATCATAGACAATTAGATCAAAAGTGGCAGGAAATAGCTGCACAAATCGCCGATGAGTTAGGTATTTATATAATTGGACGTGCTAGAAAGCAAAAACTTGTAGTAGGTCAAGATTATATTACCGAAAGCTTGACACTTCAGGATAAAATATATCAATTTAATTATATAGAAAACTCTTTTACTCAGCCTAATCCAAGAGTGAACGAAAAAATGATTACTTGGGCCATGGATGCGTTTGCCGGACATCAAGGTGATTTACTTGAACTTTATTGCGGTGCAGGGAACTTTACCATTCCATTTGCAAATACGTTTGACAAAGTACTTGCAACTGAGATCTCTAAAAGCTCTATAAATGCTGCAAAAACAAATATGGCGTTAAATGATGTAGAAAATATAGAGTTTATCCGTATGGGTGTAGAAGAATTTGTTGATGCCCTTAAAGGTACAAGAGAATACAATAGGATGAAACATATAGATATGCAAAGTTATAATATTGATTCTATATTTGTAGACCCTCCACGTTCGGGAATGGATGAGTTTACATGTAAGTTCTCTGCCCAATACGATCATATAGTGTATATCTCTTGTAATCCTGAAACATTAGTACGTGATCTAGAAATATTGACACAAACTCATGAAATTAAATCTATGGCATTATTTGATCAATTTCCATATACACACCATGCGGAAATGGGTGTGAAATTAGTTAAAAAGGTTTAA
- the fliP gene encoding flagellar type III secretion system pore protein FliP (The bacterial flagellar biogenesis protein FliP forms a type III secretion system (T3SS)-type pore required for flagellar assembly.), whose protein sequence is MIKFFTLLVVFSSILFGAESVTVPTVNLSLSAPDTPQQLVSSLNVLLVLTLLFLAPSLVMVMTTFTRFVIVFGFLRQALGTQQVPPTQVLVLLAMILTFFVMEPVGQKAYDQGIKPYVAEKIGYEEAFEKTTLPFKNFMIRNTREKDLALFLRIREMENPKTVADVPLSVVIPAFVISELKTAFEIGFLIFLPFLVIDMVVASILMSMGMMMLPPVMISLPFKILVFVLIDGWNLLIGNLIASIK, encoded by the coding sequence ATGATAAAATTTTTTACACTGCTTGTAGTGTTTTCTAGTATATTGTTTGGGGCTGAAAGCGTAACTGTTCCGACGGTTAATCTTTCTCTATCAGCTCCTGATACACCCCAACAACTGGTATCATCACTGAATGTTTTACTTGTTTTAACACTGCTCTTTTTAGCACCGTCACTTGTTATGGTGATGACGACATTTACTCGTTTTGTTATCGTATTCGGTTTTTTGAGACAAGCACTTGGAACTCAACAGGTCCCACCTACACAAGTATTAGTTCTTTTAGCGATGATTCTGACTTTTTTTGTGATGGAGCCTGTGGGTCAAAAAGCATATGATCAAGGGATTAAGCCTTACGTGGCAGAAAAAATTGGTTATGAAGAAGCTTTTGAAAAGACAACGCTTCCTTTTAAAAATTTTATGATTAGAAATACGAGAGAAAAAGATTTGGCACTTTTTTTACGTATTAGGGAGATGGAAAACCCAAAAACAGTTGCAGATGTACCTTTATCGGTTGTAATTCCTGCTTTTGTAATCAGTGAGCTAAAAACGGCATTTGAGATAGGTTTTTTAATTTTCTTACCGTTTCTGGTAATTGATATGGTTGTTGCATCTATTTTAATGTCGATGGGTATGATGATGCTTCCGCCTGTAATGATCTCTTTGCCATTTAAGATACTTGTATTTGTCTTAATTGACGGTTGGAATCTACTCATTGGAAATTTAATAGCCTCGATAAAGTAG
- the aroB gene encoding 3-dehydroquinate synthase, whose protein sequence is MEVNIPLKQVIDNSYTITIDQLPQINLDTKVAIVTNPKVAGLHLSYLLAKIDAKELYIITVPDGEEYKNQASIDMILESLFNHRFNRKSMLIAFGGGVIGDMVGYAASIYQRGIDFIQIPTTLLSQVDASVGGKTGMNNKYGKNLIGAFHQPRAVYIDPHFLSTLPNREFGAGVAEIVKMAVTFNKEFFEYLESADLKDPKVLQEAIKQAVETKASVVAQDEKERGLRAALNYGHTFGHVIENETKYKTYLHGEAVAIGIIMANQLAVKLGMMSEDEAFRVAKVFNKYDLPTSYAIKDVQAFYEAFFLDKKSSDANIMFIVPESIGGVQMLDDIPKETVVSVLEQFGEH, encoded by the coding sequence ATGGAAGTCAATATACCCTTAAAGCAAGTTATAGATAACTCATACACAATAACAATCGATCAATTACCACAGATCAACTTAGATACAAAAGTAGCGATAGTAACAAACCCTAAAGTTGCAGGATTGCACCTATCGTACTTACTTGCAAAAATCGATGCTAAAGAACTTTACATCATTACAGTTCCTGATGGGGAAGAATATAAAAATCAAGCAAGCATAGATATGATTTTAGAATCACTTTTCAACCATCGTTTTAACAGAAAGTCTATGTTAATTGCCTTTGGCGGTGGTGTTATTGGTGATATGGTTGGATACGCGGCAAGTATTTATCAAAGAGGGATCGATTTTATTCAAATTCCTACAACACTTCTTTCTCAGGTAGATGCAAGTGTCGGCGGGAAAACGGGTATGAATAACAAATACGGCAAAAATCTTATTGGTGCTTTCCATCAGCCTCGTGCAGTATATATTGATCCTCATTTCCTGTCAACGCTTCCAAATCGTGAATTTGGTGCAGGTGTAGCAGAGATCGTAAAAATGGCAGTAACTTTCAACAAAGAGTTCTTTGAATATCTTGAGAGTGCCGATCTAAAAGATCCAAAAGTATTGCAAGAAGCTATTAAACAAGCAGTTGAAACAAAAGCATCTGTTGTAGCACAAGATGAAAAAGAAAGAGGACTGCGTGCAGCATTGAATTATGGACATACATTTGGTCATGTAATCGAAAATGAAACGAAGTATAAAACGTATCTGCACGGAGAAGCAGTAGCTATCGGTATCATCATGGCAAACCAGCTTGCAGTTAAGCTGGGAATGATGAGTGAAGATGAAGCTTTTCGTGTTGCAAAGGTATTCAATAAATATGATTTACCGACAAGTTATGCAATCAAAGATGTACAGGCTTTTTATGAAGCATTTTTTTTAGATAAAAAAAGTTCAGATGCAAATATTATGTTTATCGTGCCTGAATCAATCGGCGGTGTGCAAATGTTAGATGATATTCCAAAAGAGACTGTAGTTTCAGTACTAGAACAATTTGGAGAACATTAA
- a CDS encoding TrkA C-terminal domain-containing protein: MKKILIISDGIIGQHFIQRVSETYTTDNIYYIVQTKPVTYDGVNPARFKFFEFDPTSFYKLANLLKMEFIQVVIAMENQADVENTIKNIRSIKKQLRVIVLNQWNMINHDANVVLVNSNEILASRLLDYLPNVPVIAQNVGIGEGEIMEVLVPFGSSFVYRHMGVIEQKNWRIVAIYRNRKLIMPSRRRMIQPNDLLLLVGEPAVLKSVYRAIKQELGQFPEPFGSNVFLFIDMNIVDKENIKKLVRRSIYVYSKLKHKLVIKIVNPSDIELIQYIKDYRSIDVTIDIDYESINLKENFLNDIKSYHVGLVIVAREMFADYYVRKALYEAHVPVLKLANRDFSTLKDASLILSDNRDLEKISATIFDISEQMNFNLELYNYLQEHQDDKEQVIEHFNNLATIFSKSIKVFKEKENPIKVLKQKENFIQILPFTSKLTKRRMSSLLSTDSERLYFKLDEFHQIFIPVQL, translated from the coding sequence ATGAAAAAAATACTTATCATCAGTGATGGAATCATTGGACAGCATTTTATTCAAAGGGTAAGTGAAACTTACACTACTGACAATATTTATTATATTGTGCAAACAAAGCCTGTTACTTATGATGGAGTTAATCCTGCAAGATTTAAGTTCTTTGAATTCGATCCGACAAGTTTTTACAAGCTTGCCAATTTACTTAAAATGGAATTTATCCAAGTTGTTATTGCTATGGAAAATCAAGCGGATGTAGAAAATACAATTAAAAATATTCGTTCGATCAAAAAACAACTTCGAGTTATTGTGCTTAATCAATGGAATATGATTAATCATGATGCTAATGTTGTTTTAGTAAATTCAAATGAGATCTTAGCTTCCCGTTTACTGGATTATCTTCCTAATGTACCTGTGATCGCTCAAAATGTCGGAATAGGCGAGGGTGAAATCATGGAAGTACTCGTTCCTTTTGGAAGTTCATTCGTCTATCGTCATATGGGTGTAATTGAGCAGAAAAACTGGCGTATAGTTGCTATTTATAGAAATAGAAAACTTATTATGCCTTCACGTCGTAGAATGATACAGCCGAATGACCTATTATTACTTGTTGGTGAACCGGCAGTACTCAAGTCTGTATATCGTGCCATTAAACAAGAACTTGGTCAGTTTCCTGAACCTTTTGGCTCAAACGTATTTTTATTTATAGATATGAACATTGTTGACAAGGAAAATATTAAAAAACTTGTTCGCCGTTCAATCTATGTGTATTCGAAATTAAAGCATAAGCTTGTAATTAAAATTGTTAATCCATCGGACATTGAATTAATACAATATATAAAAGATTATAGAAGTATTGATGTGACAATAGATATAGATTACGAGAGCATTAATTTAAAAGAGAATTTCTTAAATGATATTAAATCATATCATGTCGGTTTGGTTATTGTTGCGCGTGAAATGTTTGCTGATTATTATGTGAGAAAAGCCCTTTATGAAGCGCATGTACCGGTTTTAAAACTGGCAAACCGTGATTTTAGTACACTTAAAGATGCATCACTGATTTTATCAGATAACAGAGATTTGGAAAAGATCTCTGCTACTATTTTTGATATCTCGGAACAGATGAATTTCAATCTTGAACTTTACAATTATTTGCAAGAACATCAAGATGACAAAGAGCAGGTAATTGAACATTTTAATAACCTTGCTACTATCTTTTCAAAATCGATTAAAGTGTTTAAAGAGAAAGAAAATCCAATTAAAGTTTTAAAACAAAAAGAGAACTTTATTCAGATCCTTCCGTTTACGTCAAAATTGACAAAACGCAGAATGAGTTCATTACTTTCAACTGACAGTGAAAGACTTTATTTTAAACTTGATGAATTTCATCAGATTTTTATCCCTGTACAACTCTAA